The sequence TAGTCACTGTTGGTGGCCAGGAAGATCTTCCCCACCTCCTTCATGCGgctcagcagcagtggcacacGGGGCTAGTGAGGGGCAAGTCAGTGGAGGGGAGCACGGGGTGGGGCACAAGGAattggctgcagggacagagtaGGGAGGGGCCCACAGGGGTCTGTACAACTCACATCCTTCACCACATATTTCTCCAGGTTCTCTAGCGTCTTCTCCTtgaggcagccctgcagaagggATGGGATGTGGCTGGCCAAAATCTCCCAGGCTGTGCATGTGGGAAAACCCCAGCACTCGCAGCACCCACCAcgagcagcccctgcccattGCACCCACAGAGAGGTGGACATGGTCCATGGCCTCGCGCACATCCTGGAACATGCTGCGGAAGGACATGAAGAGGTTCCCATGCTTGTAGCCGGTGTCACAGCTGCAACAGTCAGGAAGGGAGGAGGTGaaggggctgccctgcccccaGTATTTAACCCCTGTCCAATCCGATATCAAGCCCCCCACCCACCACCTCCCTCTTACTTGACATATCTGGAGCAGTTGGTGAAAAAGTCCACAAGACAGGCATAGAGGTGGGCCTCTGTaggggagggggctgtgagATGGGGTGCAGGACAGGACAGCAACCCAGGGTGGTGGGAGCGCTAGGACAATGAGGTGTTCTCACTCACCTGTGAGGTTGAAGAGGGTGTTGAGGATGTGGAAGCGCTTCATGTCATCCCTCTGGATGAACTTGTTGGGGTAATAGTGGAGGATTTCGGCTCTGGGGAGGGAGCATGGAGCTGCACTCCACCCTGAGggatcccaaatttccccttgCCCCAGGGCTGGTGAATTCGCAGACTCACCCCTTGAGGAAGCGGAAGCCATGGGCACAGACCAGCAGGTTCCCATGGGAATCCACCTTCAGCAGGTTCCCGTACAGGGCATCAAACACCAGCCCCCTGCACCACACAGCTGTCAGTGGATGGGGGACTCACTTCCCCTCCCATCTCTGGGAGCCCCTCCACAAACTGACCGGGTGGGGAAGGTGGGGTCATATTTGTAGGCAAGGATCTCAGGAGGGTACCCGATGGCAACAAGGTGCTCCAGCAACAGGGTGAAGGCCAGCTCCTCGTAGTCAGGGGACTTGTACACTGCAGGGGGAAAGGGGGAtatgggcaggggctgggggaatCCCACCACTAACCCCCTCCGCCTTAGGGCCCCCCCCAAAACGCACTGGCCAAGGTGTAGTCCATGTCAAAGCCAAAGCATTTGATCTTCTCCAGCGCCAGGCTCCGGTTGACAAAGATCCTGGGGGTGACCACGGGACGAGTTACAGGGTAAGGAGAGGTTTAGGGCTGCGGGTGGCACAGAGGAAGAGATGGGGTCGTGTTTCCCTATGCCAGTCGCTGGTCAGTGCTCTGGGAGGGCTGTGTGAACATCCTAGCCCAGGGCCCCCACAGCAAGTTACTGGAGCAGAAAAAcgggcaggggagctggaaatggagctggaggaaggaagggggCAGAGGGTGTGCAGCGCAGGTAGGGGGGATAGTGACCCCCTGTTTGGACCTACTCTACATGACACCCAGAGCCTCTGCCCCCTCCCGATACGACAAATATCTCTCCCGTACCTGAATCCTGGGGCCCTTTCTTCGGgtcctcctcccctccccgtGTGCTCTCCCCACCTGTCCTTCCCCAAGCCCTCGCCCCGCATCCCCAAGTCCTGCTGCCTCCGTTGCCCGCCAGTCCCCCTGCAGTCCTCAGCCCACCGGTGCTGGCAGTCCCTCCGCAGGGTCTGCGGGTCGCCCTGCCCCGGGCCCCGGgccgccgccgggccccgcTGTCCCTCGCTGCCCATCGCCACCGCCTCCGGCCGCCGCCTCCGGCCGCCGCCGCTTTAACGGGGCCTTGCGGAACCGCCCCTCCGCGGCCaccggccgggcccggccccgcctcgGGCAGCACAGCCGGACGGAGCCGGGGCAGCCCGAGGCGGTGACCCCCAAGTGGGGCAGTCATCCCCCGCATGCGGTGCGGACACCTCCTCACGCGTGGGCACTGCACGCGGGGGcgctccccctgccctccccggacggcgctccccgctccccggcCGTGCTGCCCCCGTCTCCCCCCCGGGCTCGGAGCCTTGGGCTGCTGTTTGCCGAGCGGCGCCGCTGGCAGCGGGAAGCGCCCGACGGCAAATCATTAACCGGGGTCAGGGACCGACCTCGCCGCCGCCCCAAAGCCGCCCCGATGGGAGCGCAtccgcccggccccgcaccacggggagatggggacaggatGGAGCACCCACGTCCCGTGGAACACAGCGACCCCCGCCCCACGGGCTGCGCTAGCCGTCCCCACGCAGCACATAAAGCACCGCTGGAAACCTACGTGTGTCGGaccagcccccagccctcccgGCTACCCCCACCGAGATTCTTGCGACACCCAGGGGCCGCTGACGTGGGGACCTGGGACCGGCCTTGacccaggcaggagggagcatcCCACGGCCCATGGAGGAGCAGCGCAGAGGCTGTGGAGGGACGGACACACGgccagacacacacacacccccacgCAGGGGATGGGGCTGACGACGGGGGCAGGAGCCGTCCCCAGGTGCAAGGCTGCGATAACCCCTGCGCAGGGCTGGTTACAGGCCCTCTCCTGATACAGGCTCTTATCTttgtccccagctccctcctggggcacagggccAAGGCAGGGAGAGTTATGGGGCAGTACCCGGTCCCCACCGTGTCCCAAATCCCCAGAACCACAGACAGCACTGGCATACGAAGGAAATCTTTATTATGTCCGAGGTAGCAGCAGTGATGGGGGCCAGAGGGCAGCCCCCAGGGCCCCCGAGCAGGATGGTGTCCACAGCACTACGGCAATGGAGGCAAAgctgaacacagcacagcctgcaagAGGAGTACCCCAAGCCCTTTGTTCCAGGGCAGGCAAGGACCAACCTGTCCTTCCCCCAAGAAATCACTACCAGGGGAGCAGTAGAAGTGAGAAACTGGCACCCAGTAACTGCTTATCTACAGCTACAGCAGATCAaggggggcacctgggggcagATACGGCCCTGGCAGCACACCCCACACAATGTTAGCGCCAAGAtagttatattaaaaaaaaaaaaaaaaaaaagatacttcaGTGACAGCACTATGCGCAGATGGGCGCAGCCACCACCCCACAGCAGGCAGCCTCAGTGGCTCCTCGAGGGAGGACAGCagtgggaagcaggagcagtgggagcccTGGTGCCCTCATCCCTTTAGGACAGCAAACTTGAAGACAGCCATGATGGCAGCGCTAATGAGGCCAGAGATGGGAACAGTGACAAACCACGCCATGAAGATGTTTCGGAAGAGGCGCCAGTCCACTGAGACCACTGAGCCCACCTGCCCAAGGAGTaagggcacagctcagcaccagaGCAGGCATCTGCACCCCCCAGACATGAACTTCTTCATCTCCCAGGCCAGAGCCTGGGCCCTGCTCCGGCCTGTGGGGACCTCAGAGCACAAGCAGGGAGTGCAGGACAAGGAGCTGCCACTCCAGAGGGGTGACAGGACCAGGACCCCGTGACACTTGGGTTCCCATGGTTTCTTGGCAGAGCCTAGGGGACCATAAAAGGGGTTTTGTTCTCCCATCATCTCCCTAGTGTCCCAGGGACCCACCCCGTGGCTGGACAGCCGCTGCCACCTCACATTGAGATGcaagtggcagagctgggagctgacaGTGGCCAGCGGCCCAGAGTGGGGCCTCCCACACAGCTCAGTCCAACAAGCAGCAAGATTCAGGAACACTGCGCACCCTGTGCCAAAGCCACCCCCCCACTACCCCTCCTACCTTGCAGTGGGTTGTGCTGATTGGGAGGCCAACATTGGAGGCAATGACCACCGTCAGCGCTGATGCCAGCTCAATGCTGAAGccactgcagagacagaaagcAGATCAGAATTGGGGCACTAGATACCCCAAAAACCCAGTGGGCTCAAGACAGCACAGCTTGGCTCTCCAGACCCCTGGCTGAACCCCCCAGGATGCAACAGGGTGCTGGAGCCACACACACCCCAGTTCCACCACTGAAACCTCCAAAAGAGAAGGGAgtggctcctggagcagagtgCAGCTCTCAGGCTGCCTGGAACCTCCACTCTACTCCATGGTAGCCCTTACCTGGATGGTGTGATGGGAGTCAGGTCCTTTCCCATTGTCTGGATGACTCTCCTTCCCCAGACCCACAAGCCAATGCAAATCCCTGCACCCCCATAGAGAAGCAGCCAGATGGGAGTTGCCATCTTGGTAGCCACATCGCCCGTCTGATAGACCAGGAAGAGTGCAACCAGGGGTCCAATGGCATTgctggaagagaaagggaatCTGGTCTAGAGGCCCTGAGGCTCTTGGCAAGATAAAATATTAACTGGATAGCGATAGAactgaagtgttcaaggccaagttggatggTGCATGGAGCAATCTGGTCAAGGGAATatgtccatggcagggggttggaacaatgtgggatttaaggtcccttccaccccaaactgTTTTGTGATTCCACGATTCCATGAGCACTAGCCCCAGCTAGCAGCCTCCCTGGCTCCCACTAACTCCACTGACCTGACATCATTGCCACCATGAGCGAAGGAGCCAAAGCAGGCCGTGAGGATCTGCAGGAACTGGAAGAGTAGGGACACCTCAGGCTTATCCTGCTCATGCCACTCTTCCAGGGACCTACTGCTGCCCTTGCGGTCACtggcacccagctctgcctgggctgtgtTCAGGTCCACAtctgcagctgggtgtgcaTCTGCCACCGCGTTGCAGTAGCTCGTGTAGCTGTCCATGCGGACCCTCTTCTTAGTGTCCACCACAGACCAGCTCAGCTTCTCCCCGTCCTCGCTGTCCCTGGCACGCAGGGAGTCCAGGGGCATGCCACAGATGGCCATGGTGTAGGAGGTATAGCTGTTATTGCGCCGCAGGGGCTTGTCCCCCGAGTCCCCCATGCAGTCCCCCATCTTGGCTAGATGCAGcttgtgcagcagctccttgtagAGACCAGAGTCCTTGTGCACAGTGTGGTACTGGTACTGCCCACCTGAGCCCAGCTGGTGGCCCACTGCCTGGCTCAGGTGGACCAGGTTGCCATTGGGCAGCcgcacagctcctgccagcagggacaggaggtggAGGGGTTAGCACCAAGGGTTGCCTGGGTTGGGGAGGTCTAACCACCTGCATCGCACCCTGCTACTCACCACTGTCAATGCTGGTTTCCTTCAGGTCAAGGCTGGGAAGCTTCTCCTGCTCCGGAGactcctccagctcccccaggtTGAAGGAGACCATCCTCTCCTCCACCACTGCCCGGAGGGGGACGGCCGACCCTGCGTCGGCAGCGGGGCCCTTGGCATCACCCAGGGGCATCTTGGCCTCCTCTTGCTCCTCCTTTGGGCAAACGTTCTTCTCCATCAAGGGGCTTTCAGAAGGACTTGATTTTATCTCTCCTGTGAAGAGGGGCAGCCACTATCAACCCCCTTTCCACCACTGCACCCAATGCCAGCAGCAAGCCTACACACCTTGCCACTTAGATTTATGGCAGCCAAATAAAATTTACAGCTCCTCCCCATCCTGAACTTTGGAAACTGCTGGACAGTCAGACCTTGTCCCAGGCACAACAGCCAAACCATCTAAGCCAACTCATCTCCTATTTTTAGGCACCCCCACCCACACTGGGTGTGGTGAACACCATTATGAGGCTTTTATGTCAGTAATGTCTAGTGCAGAGGTTCCTCTTTGGGCCATGtttgtcccatccctgtgggCAGTGGGATACTCTGGACCCACTCCTGGACAGCTTATGACCCCTGAAGCTGACAGAAAGGCGCCCAGAAGAGCCCAGCTCCTCtaccagcccagcagctccagactgggctcctctccagcttccACTGGTGAATGACAAACCCAAACAGGAGTTTGCCCCCACCTCCCAAAGGCAGCCTGGTTTCCTGTCCATTCTGGGAAGCCaaaccagcagcacccagcGGTGGAAGCTGAGGCTGTTCCTCCGCCTCTAACAGGAAAAGCATGTTTTCTCCAGGTGAAAACATGAGGTCAGCTCCTTCAGACAACAACCAAAACCACCTTCTTGTCATAAACATGACCATTTCCCTGTCACTTTGTTTGCCTCAAGGGCTGGATTGTGGCATCAGCCCTTCATCCTGGCATCCAGTCCCAGCAGGACTGTCTCCCCCTGCATGCCCACCtcctcccagggatgctgtgggcagGTAGGGAGCATGTCTGCCAGGCAGAAGAGCCCACCTCGCCTCACAGGCAGGAATTAAACAGCTGGAAGGTTGTCAAGAGCAGCCATAAAGCTGTTAGTCACACCCCAATTacaccagcacagcaaggacatcCCCTCATCACCAACTCCCAAGGCCCCAGCTTGCACACATCATTGATATTCAGGACCACATGCAGTTCCAAGCACTGCTCtggaggcagagctcagggctgatCTTTTGGATGTCTTTCAATAGAGTGTTttgggttgtggttttttgtttttttttttttttttgctacaggGAAACTATTTCATCAGCTTTAAACTTGTGATCTGCATCAGCCAGGCCAAGGATTGCTCAGCAGGTATGAGAAGATTAGAGGTTACAACAGGCACATTGTCTCTTGCCTTCTTTCTCGTCTATTAGAGTGGGACAAGCTGTCTGACACTGCCCAAAGCTCCAGGAGAGATCACCCCACAGATCAGTCAGCGCCAgacactgctcagcagcagaacagctgcttctggggggctgtgggtgcctgggctgggaacaGGCAGAGCCCAGCGTGGTGAGTGCCCCAGTGATTCGGAGCAGGTTAAATCCTGAGGATTCTGTTAATAAC is a genomic window of Oenanthe melanoleuca isolate GR-GAL-2019-014 chromosome 22, OMel1.0, whole genome shotgun sequence containing:
- the LOC130262012 gene encoding cytosolic purine 5'-nucleotidase-like isoform X1, which codes for MRGMTAPLGGHRLGLPRLRPAVLPEAGPGPAGGRGGAVPQGPVKAAAAGGGGRRRWRWAARDSGARRRPGARGRATRRPCGGTASTVYKSPDYEELAFTLLLEHLVAIGYPPEILAYKYDPTFPTRGLVFDALYGNLLKVDSHGNLLVCAHGFRFLKGAEILHYYPNKFIQRDDMKRFHILNTLFNLTEAHLYACLVDFFTNCSRYVNCDTGYKHGNLFMSFRSMFQDVREAMDHVHLSGCLKEKTLENLEKYVVKDPRVPLLLSRMKEVGKIFLATNSDYTYTDAIMSYLFDFSNEDKADVPQRPWRSYFDLIVVDTRKPLFFAEGTVLRQVDTDTGKLRIGTYTGPLQHCAVYSGGSSDMVCDLLGVKGKDILYMGDHIFGDILKSKKRQGWRTFLVVPELARELQVWTEKSELFEELRSLDLFLAELYQHLDSGSSERPDISSIKRRIQKVTHEMDMCYGKMGSLFRCGSRQTLFANQLMRYADLYAASFINFLYYPFSYLFRAPPVLMAHESTVEHSRPDSGDAVTALPPGLAQHGDPGQQVPQDSSGEEEDDGEA
- the SLC20A1 gene encoding sodium-dependent phosphate transporter 1 isoform X3, with translation MESPPVVPTAPMSDFLWMLVLGFIIAFVLAFSVGANDVANSFGTAVGSGVVTLRQACILASIFETVGSVLLGAKVSETIRKGLIDVQMYNSTQELMAGSISAMTGSAVWQLIASFLKLPISGTHCIVGATIGFSLVAIGQDGVKWSELLKIVLSWFISPLLSGIMSAVLFFLVQRFILCKADPVPNGLRALPVFYACTVGINLFSIMYTGAPLLGFDKLPLWGILLISAGSAVVCALVVWFVVCPRMKKKIDREIKSSPSESPLMEKNVCPKEEQEEAKMPLGDAKGPAADAGSAVPLRAVVEERMVSFNLGELEESPEQEKLPSLDLKETSIDSGAVRLPNGNLVHLSQAVGHQLGSGGQYQYHTVHKDSGLYKELLHKLHLAKMGDCMGDSGDKPLRRNNSYTSYTMAICGMPLDSLRARDSEDGEKLSWSVVDTKKRVRMDSYTSYCNAVADAHPAADVDLNTAQAELGASDRKGSSRSLEEWHEQDKPEVSLLFQFLQILTACFGSFAHGGNDVSNAIGPLVALFLVYQTGDVATKMATPIWLLLYGGAGICIGLWVWGRRVIQTMGKDLTPITPSSGFSIELASALTVVIASNVGLPISTTHCKVGSVVSVDWRLFRNIFMAWFVTVPISGLISAAIMAVFKFAVLKG
- the SLC20A1 gene encoding sodium-dependent phosphate transporter 1 isoform X2; protein product: MESPPVVPTAPMSDFLWMLVLGFIIAFVLAFSVGANDVANSFGTAVGSGVVTLRQACILASIFETVGSVLLGAKVSETIRKGLIDVQMYNSTQELMAGSISAMTGSAVWQLIASFLKLPISGTHCIVGATIGFSLVAIGQDGVKWSELLKIVLSWFISPLLSGIMSAVLFFLVQRFILCKADPVPNGLRALPVFYACTVGINLFSIMYTGAPLLGFDKLPLWGILLISAGSAVVCALVVWFVVCPRMKKKIDREIKSSPSESPLMEKNVCPKEEQEEAKMPLGDAKGPAADAGSAVPLRAVVEERMVSFNLGELEESPEQEKLPSLDLKETSIDSGAVRLPNGNLVHLSQAVGHQLGSGGQYQYHTVHKDSGLYKELLHKLHLAKMGDCMGDSGDKPLRRNNSYTSYTMAICGMPLDSLRARDSEDGEKLSWSVVDTKKRVRMDSYTSYCNAVADAHPAADVDLNTAQAELGASDRKGSSRSLEEWHEQDKPEVSLLFQFLQILTACFGSFAHGGNDVSNAIGPLVALFLVYQTGDVATKMATPIWLLLYGGAGICIGLWVWGRRVIQTMGKDLTPITPSSGFSIELASALTVVIASNVGLPISTTHCKVGGVVGGWAQWSQWTGASSETSSWRGLSLFPSLASLALPSWLSSSLLS
- the SLC20A1 gene encoding sodium-dependent phosphate transporter 1 isoform X1, with the translated sequence MESPPVVPTAPMSDFLWMLVLGFIIAFVLAFSVGANDVANSFGTAVGSGVVTLRQACILASIFETVGSVLLGAKVSETIRKGLIDVQMYNSTQELMAGSISAMTGSAVWQLIASFLKLPISGTHCIVGATIGFSLVAIGQDGVKWSELLKIVLSWFISPLLSGIMSAVLFFLVQRFILCKADPVPNGLRALPVFYACTVGINLFSIMYTGAPLLGFDKLPLWGILLISAGSAVVCALVVWFVVCPRMKKKIDREIKSSPSESPLMEKNVCPKEEQEEAKMPLGDAKGPAADAGSAVPLRAVVEERMVSFNLGELEESPEQEKLPSLDLKETSIDSGAVRLPNGNLVHLSQAVGHQLGSGGQYQYHTVHKDSGLYKELLHKLHLAKMGDCMGDSGDKPLRRNNSYTSYTMAICGMPLDSLRARDSEDGEKLSWSVVDTKKRVRMDSYTSYCNAVADAHPAADVDLNTAQAELGASDRKGSSRSLEEWHEQDKPEVSLLFQFLQILTACFGSFAHGGNDVSNAIGPLVALFLVYQTGDVATKMATPIWLLLYGGAGICIGLWVWGRRVIQTMGKDLTPITPSSGFSIELASALTVVIASNVGLPISTTHCKLGIPVDIKKIPRHLFVTRNMSFCPPPPPQCWRHSEPVPAHGWVKFFLHHLWLGFSLVLGSGFFSFLYVC